One part of the Anaerolineales bacterium genome encodes these proteins:
- a CDS encoding AAA family ATPase, with the protein MMRFDRFTERAQEAAQRAAEIIQRYGHNQIDTEHILLALIEQPEGVIGQLLDILKVDANSLKERLDYVLRTSPKANIFGGGAGQIFITPRVKRIVDIANEEANRLKDEYISTEHIFLAILNERSTPAARLLEGAGITRERVFDAVQQLRGGQRVTDPQAETRYRTLEKYSRDLTQAAREGKLDPVIGRDSEILRVIQILSRRSKNNPVLIGEAGVGKTAIVEGLAQKIATNDVPEILSGKKVLSLDLGAMIAGSRFRGEFEERLKATLEEIQRAEGEIILFIDELHTVVGAGAAQGAMDASNMLKPALARGELHAVGATTLDEYHKHIEKDSALERRFAPVYVEEPSMDDTIQMLMGLRDRYEAHHNVRFADDALVEAVKLSARYVPDRRLPDKAIDLMDEAAAKLRVALYSLPDELKTMKTEIERLQAEEEQAGVERNYERAAEKKSERLRIEGDFKAKREKWESEHQLDEVVDINDIAEVVAQWTGIPVSQMMETEAEKLLNMEARLHERIIGQDEAISAISDAIRRARSGLKDPKRPIGSFIFIGPSGVGKTELAKALAEFMFDDEDALVRIDMSEYREQHTTARLFGAPPGYIGYEEGGQLTEAIRRRPYRVILFDEIEKAHPDVWNALLQILDDGRLTDGQGRTVDFRNTVLIMTSNLGTEFVRKSGSLGFLQNSGNDEERASSQKIQKALRDTFRPEFINRIDEIITFSPLSVEDMKQIVDLQMKEVQDRLAEKGIQVVLTEDTREWLATQGYDTAFGARPLNRALQKFVESPLSKELLAGKFKPGTTIEVDVDEKREGTVFKEGKPVKLEKQQEDVSA; encoded by the coding sequence ATGATGCGATTTGACCGATTTACCGAACGTGCCCAGGAGGCTGCCCAGCGGGCGGCTGAGATCATCCAGCGCTACGGGCACAACCAGATTGACACCGAGCACATACTGCTGGCCCTGATCGAGCAGCCTGAGGGCGTCATCGGCCAGCTGTTGGACATCCTCAAGGTGGATGCCAATTCGCTCAAAGAGCGTTTGGACTACGTTTTGCGCACCAGCCCCAAGGCCAACATCTTTGGCGGCGGCGCCGGGCAGATCTTCATCACCCCGCGCGTCAAGCGCATCGTAGACATCGCCAATGAGGAGGCCAACCGCCTCAAAGACGAATACATCTCCACCGAGCACATTTTCCTCGCCATCCTCAACGAGCGCAGCACCCCGGCCGCCCGCCTGCTGGAAGGCGCCGGCATCACGCGCGAGCGTGTGTTTGACGCGGTGCAGCAGCTGCGCGGCGGCCAGCGCGTCACTGACCCGCAGGCCGAGACGCGCTACCGCACGCTGGAGAAATACTCGCGTGACCTCACCCAGGCCGCCCGCGAGGGCAAGCTGGACCCGGTCATCGGCCGTGACAGCGAGATCCTGCGCGTGATCCAGATCCTCTCGCGCCGGAGCAAGAACAACCCCGTCCTCATCGGTGAGGCCGGCGTCGGCAAGACCGCCATCGTCGAAGGCCTGGCGCAAAAGATCGCCACCAACGATGTTCCCGAAATTCTTTCGGGTAAGAAGGTGCTCTCGCTCGACCTGGGCGCCATGATTGCCGGCTCGCGCTTCCGCGGCGAGTTCGAAGAGCGCCTTAAGGCCACCCTGGAAGAGATCCAGCGCGCTGAAGGCGAGATCATCCTGTTCATTGACGAGTTGCACACCGTCGTTGGCGCCGGCGCCGCCCAGGGCGCCATGGACGCCAGCAACATGCTCAAGCCGGCCCTGGCGCGCGGCGAGCTGCACGCGGTGGGCGCTACCACGCTCGACGAATACCACAAGCACATCGAGAAGGACTCGGCCCTCGAGCGCCGCTTTGCGCCCGTGTATGTCGAAGAGCCCTCGATGGATGACACCATCCAGATGCTGATGGGCCTGCGTGACCGCTACGAGGCGCACCACAACGTGCGCTTCGCCGACGATGCGCTGGTGGAAGCCGTCAAGCTCTCCGCCCGCTATGTGCCCGACCGCCGCCTGCCCGACAAAGCCATCGATCTGATGGACGAGGCGGCCGCCAAGCTGCGCGTGGCGCTCTACTCGCTGCCGGATGAGCTCAAGACGATGAAGACCGAGATCGAACGCCTGCAGGCCGAAGAAGAGCAGGCCGGCGTGGAACGCAATTACGAGCGCGCCGCCGAAAAGAAATCCGAGCGTCTGCGCATCGAGGGCGACTTCAAAGCCAAGCGCGAGAAGTGGGAGAGCGAGCACCAGCTCGACGAAGTCGTTGACATCAACGACATCGCCGAAGTGGTTGCCCAGTGGACCGGCATTCCGGTCAGCCAAATGATGGAGACCGAAGCCGAGAAGCTGCTCAACATGGAAGCCCGTTTGCACGAGCGCATCATCGGCCAGGATGAAGCCATCAGCGCCATCTCTGACGCCATTCGCCGTGCCCGCTCGGGCCTCAAGGATCCCAAGCGCCCCATCGGCTCATTCATTTTCATCGGCCCCTCCGGCGTCGGCAAGACCGAGCTCGCCAAGGCGCTGGCCGAATTCATGTTCGATGACGAAGACGCCCTGGTGCGCATCGACATGTCCGAGTACCGCGAGCAGCACACCACGGCGCGCCTGTTCGGCGCCCCTCCGGGCTACATCGGCTACGAGGAAGGCGGCCAGCTGACCGAGGCCATCCGCCGCCGCCCCTACCGCGTGATCCTTTTCGATGAAATCGAAAAGGCCCACCCGGATGTATGGAACGCCCTGCTGCAGATCCTGGACGACGGTCGCCTGACCGACGGCCAGGGCCGCACGGTCGATTTCCGCAACACGGTGCTGATCATGACCAGCAACCTGGGCACCGAGTTCGTGCGCAAGTCCGGCTCGCTCGGTTTCCTGCAGAACAGCGGCAACGACGAGGAGCGCGCCTCCAGCCAGAAAATCCAGAAGGCCCTGCGAGACACCTTCCGTCCGGAGTTCATCAACCGCATCGACGAGATCATCACCTTCTCGCCGCTGTCGGTGGAGGACATGAAGCAGATCGTCGACCTGCAGATGAAGGAAGTGCAAGACCGCCTGGCCGAGAAGGGCATCCAGGTCGTACTGACCGAGGACACCCGCGAATGGCTGGCTACCCAGGGCTACGACACCGCCTTCGGCGCCCGCCCGCTCAACCGTGCGCTGCAGAAGTTCGTGGAGAGCCCGCTCTCCAAGGAGTTGCTGGCCGGCAAATTCAAGCCCGGCACCACCATCGAGGTGGACGTGGACGAGAAGCGCGAGGGCACCGTCTTCAAAGAAGGCAAGCCCGTCAAGCTCGAGAAGCAACAGGAAGACGTGAGCGCATAA
- the priA gene encoding primosomal protein N' translates to MPEYVELAVNVPKVSGVFHYHVPPELEHTLRPGHLVLAPFGKLIVQGVVLRSVDTPEVAETRPIDSLLDDDPVLTAAQLELARQLADATLAPVAACVALMLPPGIGRTADVLYSLTAIPVPAEFTSAQRLVLDTLVKRGALTGSQLDKALPRRNWRASIRALQGRGLIATQPVIPFPRQKARLVRTARLLHAPPPELKLGKTAAVQARRAALLDVLQRERGHIAAEWLYAESGAQLADLRYLEEHGYVELGEAEQVRDPLVGLQTAMDVALKLTPAQDAAWRAVEAALASSDPEPILLHGVTSSGKTEIYLRAVAHALAAGRTAIVLVPEIALTPQTVQRFFARFGNQVGLLHSELSDGERYDTWRRVRRGELRVVVGPRSALFAPLENLGLIVLDEEHDDSYYEAQQDVHYHARTAALQLGKISNALVLLGSATPDVGSYTQARSGAWQLLQLPERVQAHGAIDKAPALPPVEIVDMRRELKAGNRSIFSRGLQSELEQVLQRGQQAILFLNRRGSATYVFCRDCGHVMRCPNCETPLTQHGSSELTHDLVCHQCGYQRTLPQACPNCQSANIRHYGTGTESVVKELARLLPTARTLRWDRDSTRTKGAHQRILYQFAEHQADVLVGTQMLTKGLDLPKVTLVGVVLADVGLQMPHYRAAERVFQLLTQVAGRAGRSALGGRVIFQTFQPEHYAIQAAAAHDYAGFYETESAYRRQLRYPPFAQLLRLEFRHLDARKAEQEAGALAAELHAQIARQGRGSTDVIGPAPSFHARVNKEYRWQILLRGPQPAELVRGLRLPGWRVEVNPPAPL, encoded by the coding sequence ATGCCTGAGTATGTTGAACTAGCCGTCAACGTTCCCAAAGTTTCTGGCGTCTTTCACTATCACGTCCCGCCTGAGCTGGAGCACACCCTGCGCCCCGGCCATCTGGTGCTGGCGCCGTTTGGCAAACTGATCGTCCAGGGTGTCGTGCTGCGCAGTGTGGACACGCCGGAGGTGGCCGAAACCCGCCCCATTGATAGCTTGCTCGACGACGATCCCGTGCTGACCGCCGCTCAACTCGAGCTTGCCCGCCAACTGGCCGATGCAACCCTGGCCCCAGTAGCGGCATGCGTGGCTTTGATGCTCCCGCCCGGCATTGGCCGCACCGCCGATGTGCTCTACAGCCTTACCGCCATACCCGTCCCTGCCGAGTTCACCTCCGCACAGCGTCTGGTTTTGGATACGCTGGTCAAACGCGGCGCCCTCACTGGCAGTCAGCTCGATAAGGCATTGCCACGCCGCAATTGGCGCGCCTCCATCCGCGCCCTGCAGGGCCGCGGCCTCATTGCCACCCAGCCGGTCATCCCTTTCCCGCGTCAAAAGGCCCGCTTGGTGCGCACCGCACGCCTGCTCCACGCTCCACCGCCTGAACTCAAGCTCGGCAAAACCGCAGCCGTGCAGGCTCGCCGCGCCGCCTTGCTGGATGTCCTGCAGCGCGAGCGCGGCCACATTGCCGCTGAATGGCTGTATGCCGAGAGCGGCGCCCAGTTGGCGGATCTGCGCTATTTGGAGGAGCACGGCTATGTGGAGCTCGGCGAGGCTGAGCAGGTGCGTGACCCGCTCGTGGGCCTGCAAACTGCGATGGATGTGGCCCTCAAGCTCACCCCCGCCCAAGACGCCGCCTGGCGCGCCGTCGAGGCCGCACTCGCCAGCTCTGACCCCGAGCCGATCCTGCTGCATGGCGTCACCAGCTCCGGTAAGACCGAGATCTACCTGCGCGCCGTGGCTCACGCCCTCGCCGCCGGGCGCACCGCAATCGTGCTGGTGCCGGAGATTGCGTTGACTCCCCAAACCGTCCAGCGTTTCTTCGCTCGCTTCGGCAATCAGGTCGGCCTGCTGCACTCCGAGCTTTCCGACGGCGAGCGCTACGACACCTGGCGCCGCGTCCGCCGCGGTGAGCTGCGCGTGGTCGTCGGTCCACGCAGCGCCCTCTTCGCCCCGCTCGAGAATCTCGGCCTCATCGTGCTCGACGAAGAGCATGATGACAGCTACTACGAAGCCCAGCAAGATGTGCACTATCACGCCCGCACGGCCGCTTTGCAGCTTGGCAAAATTTCGAACGCGCTGGTACTGCTCGGCTCCGCCACGCCCGATGTCGGCAGCTACACCCAGGCGCGTAGCGGCGCCTGGCAGTTGTTGCAGCTGCCCGAGCGCGTCCAGGCCCACGGCGCCATCGACAAAGCGCCCGCGCTGCCGCCGGTCGAGATCGTCGACATGCGCCGCGAGCTCAAGGCGGGCAACCGTTCCATCTTCAGCCGCGGCTTGCAAAGCGAGCTGGAGCAAGTGCTGCAGCGCGGCCAACAGGCTATCTTGTTCCTCAATCGCCGCGGCAGCGCCACCTACGTCTTCTGCCGTGACTGCGGCCATGTGATGCGCTGCCCCAATTGCGAAACCCCGCTGACCCAGCACGGAAGTAGCGAACTCACCCACGACCTCGTATGCCACCAGTGCGGCTACCAGCGCACGCTTCCGCAGGCTTGCCCCAATTGTCAGAGCGCAAATATCCGCCACTACGGCACCGGCACTGAATCCGTCGTGAAAGAATTGGCTCGCCTGCTACCAACCGCCCGCACTCTACGCTGGGATCGCGACAGTACCCGCACCAAAGGGGCTCACCAGCGCATTCTCTATCAATTCGCTGAGCATCAGGCTGATGTGCTGGTCGGCACGCAGATGCTCACCAAGGGCTTGGATCTGCCCAAGGTGACTCTCGTCGGTGTGGTCCTCGCCGATGTCGGCCTGCAGATGCCCCACTACCGTGCCGCCGAACGCGTCTTCCAGCTCCTCACTCAGGTTGCCGGCCGTGCCGGGCGCTCTGCGCTCGGCGGCCGCGTCATCTTCCAAACCTTCCAGCCTGAGCATTACGCCATCCAGGCTGCCGCCGCGCATGATTACGCTGGCTTCTACGAAACCGAGAGCGCCTACCGCCGCCAGCTGCGCTACCCACCCTTTGCCCAACTGCTACGTTTGGAGTTCCGCCATCTCGATGCCCGCAAGGCTGAGCAGGAAGCTGGCGCCCTGGCCGCCGAACTGCACGCCCAGATCGCCCGCCAGGGCCGCGGCTCTACCGATGTCATCGGCCCGGCGCCCAGCTTCCACGCCCGCGTCAACAAGGAGTACCGCTGGCAGATTCTGCTGCGCGGCCCGCAACCTGCCGAGCTGGTGCGCGGTCTGCGATTGCCCGGCTGGCGCGTCGAAGTAAATCCGCCTGCGCCACTATAA
- the msrA gene encoding peptide-methionine (S)-S-oxide reductase MsrA, translating into MATQTAVFGGGCFWCTEAALKILKGVTRIEPGYAGGPADAKAPTYEQVCTGRTGFAEVVRVEYDPAVASYGDLLTAFFATHDPTTLNRQGNDIGTQYRSVILYADEAQKAEAEAFIREHAGEYAQPIVTELAPLGDFFVAEEYHHNYFERNPFSGYCMAVIPPKLSKLRSRYAELVKG; encoded by the coding sequence ATGGCAACGCAAACAGCAGTCTTTGGCGGCGGGTGTTTTTGGTGCACGGAGGCCGCGCTCAAGATCCTCAAGGGTGTGACGCGGATCGAGCCGGGCTACGCCGGCGGGCCGGCGGACGCCAAGGCGCCAACGTACGAGCAGGTGTGTACCGGGCGCACGGGCTTCGCCGAGGTGGTGCGAGTGGAATACGACCCGGCGGTGGCGAGCTACGGCGACCTGCTGACGGCGTTCTTTGCGACGCATGACCCGACGACGTTGAACCGCCAGGGCAACGATATCGGCACCCAGTACCGCTCGGTGATCCTGTACGCCGATGAGGCGCAGAAGGCGGAGGCCGAAGCGTTCATCCGCGAGCATGCCGGCGAGTATGCGCAGCCGATCGTGACGGAGCTTGCGCCGCTGGGCGATTTCTTCGTAGCCGAGGAGTATCACCACAATTACTTCGAGCGCAACCCGTTCTCCGGCTATTGCATGGCGGTGATCCCGCCGAAGTTGAGCAAGCTGCGCAGTAGGTATGCGGAGTTGGTTAAGGGATAG
- a CDS encoding PadR family transcriptional regulator, whose product MVTKEEYPSLLETLIGELRRGALGLAVLSQLAQPQYGYSLKQQLAAQGMDIPEGTLYPLLRRLEAQGLLESEWRVVDEARPRRYYRISPQGKQALADLTHEWQAMSAALAGLLNGESK is encoded by the coding sequence ATGGTAACCAAAGAGGAATACCCCTCCCTGCTGGAAACGCTCATCGGCGAGCTGCGCCGGGGCGCCCTGGGCCTTGCCGTGCTCAGCCAGCTCGCCCAACCCCAATACGGCTACTCGCTCAAGCAGCAGCTCGCCGCCCAGGGCATGGATATCCCCGAGGGTACGCTCTACCCGCTGCTGCGCCGCCTGGAGGCCCAGGGCCTGTTGGAGAGCGAATGGCGGGTGGTGGATGAGGCGCGGCCGCGCCGCTACTACCGCATCAGCCCCCAGGGCAAGCAGGCGCTTGCCGACCTTACCCATGAATGGCAGGCAATGAGCGCCGCACTGGCCGGCCTGCTGAACGGAGAATCGAAATGA